From Lewinellaceae bacterium:
CAGCGTATAAAAATAAGCCTTTTTGGGGAAAGATGCATCCCCTGGCTCTTGCTTAAGGAAAAAATTGGGAAATAAGTTCGCCATTTGCCAAAAAAAAATGCTGAAAAACCAGTTCAGGTAGCGCTTTTGAACAGTTCGGAAGCGAAGAAAGCATAAAACATCAGCAGGGCCACCCCTTCCCAGCGGGTGATCTTCCTGTTATTGACCATAACTCCAAACAGGATGGTCATGGCTACCATGAGGGGCAAAAAGACCTCGTTGATTTCGGAGGGAATTTCCAGCTTGCCAAAAAAGGAGGGTATGCTCATCACGATATAGGTATTGAAAATATTGGACCCCAGCACGTTGCCGACTGCGATGGAAGCCTTGCCCCGGCGGGCGGCGTTGATACTGACGATCACTTCCGGCAGGGAAGTGCCCAGCGCTACCGCCGACAGCGCGATAACCTCCGGGTTGACCCCGGCCAAAGCCGATAGCTTCTGGATTGCCAAAATAGTGTAATCGGCCGAAATCCAGACCAGTGCGCCGCCCACAACCAGCAGGGCGTAGGTTTTCCAGCCTACCGGCTCGCGCGGCAGCGGCTCTTTTCCTTCCTCTTCCTGGCTTGACTTGAAAGAATAGCCCAGGAAAACGATTATCCCAACGAGAAAAAGGCAGCCTTCGAAAAAGGAAAAATGCAAATCGCGAAGGGCAAACCACAGCAAAAAGGCCGAGGCCCACAGGTAGGGCATATCGATGTGCCAAATATTGTATTCCAACTCGATCCGTTTGGCCACCAGGGCCGAAATGCCCAGCACCAGCGCGATGTTGGTAATATTGGATCCCACCACATTGCCCACTACGATTTCTGATTCCCCACTGAATACGGAGGCGATGGAGGTGGCCAATTCCGGCAGCGAGGTTCCGAAGGCCACAATGGTCAGGCCAATAATAAAGGAGGAGATACCCAGCGACAGGCCGATCCGTTCAGCCGAATCGACAAACCAGCCCGAGGCTCTGAGCAACACGCCAAGGGCTACGGCAAATAAACCTAAATTCAGTAAAACATCCATAACGTTCCAGGGCGCAGGCAGGTTTCCTGCCGGAAGCGCCGGGCAAATGTAAGATATTTTTCTTTACCTCTATTTGTAACTGTTTACGGCATAGGTATTTTAACATAAGCAACGTAACTTCTCAATAAATGTCGTTTTGCGGCCAGTCCTGTAAGGACGAAAGGCCGTTGCCAGGGCCGTAAGGCCCTGGAAATGGGGTTTAGCGTTGTTGGAGTCCTGCCCCAAAGGGGCCACTATGTGGTAGGGACGACAGGTTTCATTCCCATTTATTGAGAAGTTACTAAGCAACAATAGTT
This genomic window contains:
- a CDS encoding calcium/sodium antiporter — encoded protein: MDVLLNLGLFAVALGVLLRASGWFVDSAERIGLSLGISSFIIGLTIVAFGTSLPELATSIASVFSGESEIVVGNVVGSNITNIALVLGISALVAKRIELEYNIWHIDMPYLWASAFLLWFALRDLHFSFFEGCLFLVGIIVFLGYSFKSSQEEEGKEPLPREPVGWKTYALLVVGGALVWISADYTILAIQKLSALAGVNPEVIALSAVALGTSLPEVIVSINAARRGKASIAVGNVLGSNIFNTYIVMSIPSFFGKLEIPSEINEVFLPLMVAMTILFGVMVNNRKITRWEGVALLMFYAFFASELFKSAT